TCAGCTTGCCCGACATGGCGAAATAATGTTTTGAGTACGATTCCGGCAGCCTGCCTGTCAAACCGGCGCCGATCATGGCATAGGCCGCGGAAAGCAGTTCTCGGCGCGTCTCCAACTGGCGCAGGCGCCGCATGGGGGCTTTCTCCGCAAGAAGCCGCGCGAAAATGGCGCCGACCTCCTCGGCTCTGTGCCGGGCCAGGTGGTACCGCGCGACCAGATCGCGGCCGTTGGCGGCTATTTCCGCCAACCTTTCCGGAACGGCCAGGGCGTTTGCCGCTATTCCCGCGGCCTGGGCCCAATTGTTCCGCGCATAGAGCGGCAGGATCGTTTCGCCCGGCCTGAACAACTCGTCAAGGCCGTGGTTGCAGATTTCCATCAAGAGCCCCGTGCCGCAGCTTAAGGCTTCGAAACAGCGGTAATTCACCTCCGAGCAGGCTGTCTGGTTCAGCACGATCCGCGAGCGGGAAAAAATATCCCTGTACGGCCCGGAATACACGACCAACGGGTGCGCCCGGCGGAACCCGTCCAAAAACGGCTTGCGGTCCGGGTTGTTCGGGTGTTGCCGCGTACCGACAAAGGAAACGGGGATATCGCGCGCCTCCATGGGGGGCGACTCTTCCAGCGCCGGGGCGAAAAGCGGCAGCCAGCGTACCAGGACAGTATCCTTCGGAAAAAACGGCAGGTGGTCTTTCTGGGCCACGAAAACAGCGTCAAACGCGTTGGCGAAGCCGAAATGCCACATGTGGCAATAGGTGTCTATGGAATAAAATGCCGTCACGCAGGGCAACTCTTCTATCCCCGGCAAATAGGGCAGATTGCTCGCATCGCACCAGAAAGCGCAGTCGGGAATGAAGCCCGTGGAGCAAACCTGCGCATACAAACTCACGGCGTTGCGGGGTGAGGTTATCTGAATGTCGCACTCTTTTTCGTACCCCACGCTCAACACTTCGTGTCCCAGCGCTCTGAACGCCGGAACGAGCCGCATGGAGTCTATGTTCAGAATTCGCACCTGTGCTCCCCTTGATCTTGCCTATATAAACCGCCGTCGGCCAACCCGGCGGCGGGCGGGTGAGAAAAAAATGCCGTTCCCGCCGTATGGCATGGTTGGTTGCAAATCAAATGCCAGAATTATGTTCCCGCCCTTCATCCGGGCCGTCGCAGAAAAAAGGGGAAAACCCTTTCCGACACCTTGACAGCGGCAGCCGGGTGACGTAAAAGCCTTTCTTCGTTCACTGAGCGGGAGTAACTCAGTGGTAGAGTGCAACCTTGCCAAGGTTGAAGTCGCGAGTTCAAATCTCGTCTCCCGCTCCAAAATTTGCCTGCCGCCGAAGGCGCATAATGCTTTCGCCATGCGAGGTTGAGCAGCCAGACGGCAAAAAGTTTGTGTATCCGGCGGCATAGCCAAGTGGTAAGGCAGAGGTCTGCAAAACCTCCATCTCCGGTTCAAATCCGGATGCCGCCTCCAGATACGCGGGAGTAACTCAGTGGTAGAGTGCAACCTTGCCAAGGTTGAAGTCGCGGGTTCAAATCCCGTCTCCCGCTCCACGAAAAATTAAGACGACCGTCTTTTGATACAAGGGGCTTGCGGCCATGCCGCAAGCCCCTTGACTTTGTTGCTTACATGACGCTCGCGGCATGCCGCGAGCGTCTTCTCTTTCCGGCTTGCCCCGGATGATGCCACGATGATTGCGGAATTGATCTTTATCACTCACCGTCGCAGGTATGTGCATCCATTGATAAAACCAAACCGTCGGCATCTCCCTGGAATTATTTACTTGACAATATAAACAGACCTATTCAAAATTTTATTCACTCTGCGCAATCCTCTTTTTTTCTACCGGCAGTTCAGATCAAACCTGGAGAAAATATATCCATGATGCAAAAGCGTTACACGCCGTTATTGTTGTTTGTGCTTCTCCTCTCGGCTTCCGGATGCGGCAGCGGCAAGGAGGAAGCCCAAAAACCGGCTCCGTTGAAGGTCGTGGTCGCGGAAGTGGCTTCCGTCAAAAGCCCCATCGAAAGGACGTTTAACGCCACCCTGGCAGCCAAGGAAACCGTTGAGGTCCGCTCCCGGATCAGCGGCTACATCAAGGAGCGGCTTTTTGAGGAAGGCGCTTTTGTCAAGGCCGGGGACGTTCTCTACAAGCTGGACGACCGCGACCTTGTCGCCACCCTGAATTCCGCCAAGGCCAACACGGCCAAGGCCAAAGCCACCTGGGAAAACGACGTGGTCACCGCGAACCGCTATATCCCGCTGGCCGCGAAAGGCGTTGTGGCCGTGCAGGATAAAGACAACTACGTCGCCAAGGCGGCGGAATCCGAGGCGTACTATACCGCGGCGAAAGCCCAGGAAGAGCGGGCCGCGGTCAACCTCAGCTATGCCACCATCGCAACGCCCATTACGGGATACATCACCCGCTCCCTGGTGGATGTGGGCGGGTATGTGCAGGCCGGCAGCGCCCTCCTGACGACCGTTTACCGCACGGACCCCATCCGGGCCGAATTCTCCATAACGGACAAGGAGTTCGCCCTGTTCCGGAAAACCGTCATGGAACACGGCAGCGACCCCAAGGCCATGGCCTTCCGGCTGCAACTGACCGACCAGCATATAGACTATCCCCATACGGGCGTTCTTGAAATGGCGGACCCCGTGGTGGACAGCAAAACAAACACCATGGGCGTGCGGGCGGAGTTCCCCAACCCGGATCATCTGCTGCGCCCGGGCCTGTTCGTCAACGTCATCGGTTCCCTCGGCGAGTATGAAACGCTGACCGTGCCGGAAGTGGCCGTCTTTGACCAGACCAACGGCAAAGCCGTGTATGTCGTGGACGACAAGAACGTTCTGGTCGCCACCCCCGTGGAAGTGGGCAAACTCTCCGGCGAGAACCGGATCATCGAAAAAGGCCTGACCGCCGGGCAAAAGGTTGTGGTTGAGGGGCTGGTGGCGGCCCGGCCCGGCATAACGGTGGAAATTGTGACCAAACAGGCTCCCGGCGCGGCGGAAGCAGCACCCTCGGAGCAAACCGGCAAGTAGCGGCTCCGCGCCGTTCCGGTACGCGGCCCGTCCGCGAGACGGCAGGCCGGGCGCGGTTTTCGCGCAACAACGGAAAAGACAAACGGAAGAGACAAGGGACAGGCGATGTTCAAGTTCTTTATTGACCGGCCTATTCTGGCGGCCAGCATTTCGACCCTGATCGTGGTTTTAGGCTTCATGAGCCTCAAAAGCTTGCCCCTTGCCAACTATCCCAGGGTCTCGCCGCCGTCCATCTCCGTGTCCGCCTATTATCCGGGCGCGGACGCGCTCACGGTTTCGGAATCGGTCGCGGCCGTCCTGGAGCGCCAGATCAACGGCGCCGAGGGCATGCTCTATATTGCGTCAAAATGCTTCAACAACGGCACGCTTTCCATGACCGTGACGTTCGATATCAGCCGCAACGACGACCTGGCGCTGGTGGACGTGCAGAACCGGGTTTCCGAAGCGGAATCCTCCCTGCCCCAGGAAGTCATGCGCCAGGGGCTGACCATCCGCAAACAGTCGCCAGACATGTTGATGCTCATCAACCTCTATTCCCCCAAGGGGACGGTCAGCGACCTGGATCTGGCCAACTACGCCTCCCGCTTCATCAAGGACGAACTGGGCCGCATCAAGGGCGTCGGCGACGTTTCCCTGATGGGCGCGGACGATTACGGCATGCGCATCTGGCTGGACCCCGAGCGGTTACAGCACTACAACCTCACTGTTTCCGACGTGCGCGCGGCGGTCAACGACCAGAACCAGCTGGCCTCGGCGGGCACGTTCGGCGCCATGCCCTCCTCGCCCTCGGTTAAATTCGAGCGGACCGGGCAGATCAAGGGGCAGCTCACCACGCCCAAAGAGTTCAGCGAGCTTGTTCTGCGCACCAACAGCGACGGCAGCGTGGTGCGCCTTACGGACGTGACGCCGAACCTCACGCGCGCGGACGGATCCGGCAACACCGTCACCCGCCCCGGCATAGAGCTGGGGGCCGAGGGGTACGACAGTTACAGCCGGAGGGACGGCAAACCATCCACTTCTCTTATCATCTACCAACTCCCTTCCGGAAACGCGGTGGAAATATCCAAAACCGCCAAGGCCCTTATGGAAAAGGCCAAGGGCAAGTTCCTGCGGGGCGGCCTGGATATGGATTACGCCATCGGCCTGGATATGGCGGAATACGTCACCGTCTCCCTGAAGGAACTGGTCCGCACCTTGATCGAGGCCCTGGTGCTCGTGCTTATCGTGGTGTATCTTTTCCTCGGCTCCTTCCGCTCCAGCCTGGTTCCCATGGTGGCCGTGCCTGTTTCCCTCATCGGCGTGTTCGCCTTTTTCCCGCTTTTCGGCCTCAACATCAACAACCTGACGCTCTTTGCCCTGGTCCTGGCCGTGGGCATCGTGGTGGACGACGCCATCGTCGTGGTGGAAGCCGTGGAGGTGCGCCTGGACGAAGGGCACGCCCCGCGGGAAGCGGCGGTTCTGGCCATGAAAGACGTGGGCTTCACCATCGTGGGCATAACCTTTGCCCTTATTTCGGTGTTCCTGCCCATGACCATGCTGGGCGGCCTCACCGGGAAACTCTACCAGCAGTTCGCCCTGACGCTCGCTTTGTCTGTGGGCATCTCCGCCTTCAACTCCCTGACGCTGAGCCCCGCGCTCTGCGCCCTGCTCCTCCACTCCCGGAAGGAAGGCGTGGAACCATTCATTTTGGTCCGGCTCTTCAACCGGTTCTACGACACGGTCTTCAAAGGCTATTCCAATATGGTCGGCATCGTCGCCCGCCGGGGCCTTATCACCGTCGCCCTTATGGCGGCCGTCTATGCCGGGCTTTTCGGCGCCATGAAAGCGCTGCCCACCTCCCTGGTGCCCGTGGAAGACCAGCGGGTGTTCTTCATGGCCGTGCAGATGCCCAACGGGGCGGCCCAGACCCGCACCAGAGAGCTTGCCGACGCCCTGAGCCTGGAACTGAAAAAAGCCCTCCCGGAAGTGGAATCCGTTACCGTTCTCGGCGCGCAGAACGTGGCCACGGGTGTGCAAAGCTCCAGCGTGGCCACCTGCGTTGTGCTGCTCACGCACTGGGATGAACGCAAAGGCGAGGGCCAGGACATCGTCAGCGTCATCCAAAAGGCGCAGGCCCTGGCCCGCGAAAAATTCCACGAACCCATGGTGATGACGTTCAGCCCCCCGACCATCTCCGGCCTCGGCATGAGCCCGGGCGTGACCTATGAAGTGGAAAACCAGGGCGACGACCAAAGCCCCGAGGCTCTCGTAAAACCCGTGGCCATGCTGCAGGAAGCGTTCAGCCGCCTGCCGGAACTCGCCGCCCCGTTCACGGCCTTCAGCATGCACGGCAGGTTCGTGGCGCTGGATGTGGACCGGGAAAAGGCGAAACGCCAGGGCGTGAACCTTTCGGATGTGTTCTATACCGTCGGCACGCTCCTCGGCGGGTCCTACATCAACGATTTCCAGGAGTTCGGCCACAATTACAAGGTCATGATGCAGGCGCGGGACGACTACAGGACCAGCCCGGAAATTCTGCGGTTCTTCAACCTGCGGAACGCGAACGGCGATCTGGTGCCGGTTTCCGCCTTTATCAGCACCACGGACAAATCCGGGCCCGAGTTCCTGACCCGCTACAACCTTTACCCCTCAATCGAATTCATGGCGGGCGCCGCCCCGGGCCACAGCACGGGGCAGGCCATGGCGGCCATGGACAAAGCCGCCAGGGACGCCCTGCCCACGGGCTACGGCTTTGAATGGACCGGGCAATCCTACCAGGAACAGCTGGCCGCCGGGCAGACGTCCGTCGTGCTCGCCCTGGCCCTCATCTGCTGCTTCCTCGTCCTGGCGGGCCTGTACGAAAGCATGACCTCGCCCTTCGTGGTCATGGTCTCGGTCGGCATAGCCATTCTCGGCGCCATGCTCGGCCAACTGGCGCGGGGGCTGACCCTCGACGTGTTCATGCAGGTGGGCCTGGTCATGCTTATCGGTCTGGCGGCGAAAAACGCCATCCTGATCGTCCAGTACGCCCAGACACGCCAGCAGGAGGGCCTTCCTCCGGCGGAGGCCGCCGTGCTTGCGGGCCGCCAGCGGCTGCGGCCCATCCTCATGACGTCTTTCGCCTTTATCCTGGGCGTGCTGCCGCTCGTCATCGCCACCGGCGCCGGGGCCAACTCCCGCCACTCCCTGGGCACGGGCGTCTTTTTCGGCATGATGATGAGCACGTTCGTCGGCGTCTTTGCCATTCCCGGCCTGTACGTGCTGGTGCAACGGATCAAGGGAAACGCGAAGGGAGCCGCGGACACCGCCGCGCCGTTCGATGCGGCAGAAAAACAGGAATAGCCTCTCGTC
The DNA window shown above is from uncultured delta proteobacterium and carries:
- a CDS encoding conserved hypothetical protein (Evidence 4 : Homologs of previously reported genes of unknown function); translation: MRILNIDSMRLVPAFRALGHEVLSVGYEKECDIQITSPRNAVSLYAQVCSTGFIPDCAFWCDASNLPYLPGIEELPCVTAFYSIDTYCHMWHFGFANAFDAVFVAQKDHLPFFPKDTVLVRWLPLFAPALEESPPMEARDIPVSFVGTRQHPNNPDRKPFLDGFRRAHPLVVYSGPYRDIFSRSRIVLNQTACSEVNYRCFEALSCGTGLLMEICNHGLDELFRPGETILPLYARNNWAQAAGIAANALAVPERLAEIAANGRDLVARYHLARHRAEEVGAIFARLLAEKAPMRRLRQLETRRELLSAAYAMIGAGLTGRLPESYSKHYFAMSGKLTPDAPDTAEDAA
- a CDS encoding putative Efflux pump periplasmic linker BepD (Evidence 3 : Function proposed based on presence of conserved amino acid motif, structural feature or limited homology); protein product: MMQKRYTPLLLFVLLLSASGCGSGKEEAQKPAPLKVVVAEVASVKSPIERTFNATLAAKETVEVRSRISGYIKERLFEEGAFVKAGDVLYKLDDRDLVATLNSAKANTAKAKATWENDVVTANRYIPLAAKGVVAVQDKDNYVAKAAESEAYYTAAKAQEERAAVNLSYATIATPITGYITRSLVDVGGYVQAGSALLTTVYRTDPIRAEFSITDKEFALFRKTVMEHGSDPKAMAFRLQLTDQHIDYPHTGVLEMADPVVDSKTNTMGVRAEFPNPDHLLRPGLFVNVIGSLGEYETLTVPEVAVFDQTNGKAVYVVDDKNVLVATPVEVGKLSGENRIIEKGLTAGQKVVVEGLVAARPGITVEIVTKQAPGAAEAAPSEQTGK
- a CDS encoding Hydrophobe/amphiphile efflux-1 (HAE1) family transporter, which codes for MFKFFIDRPILAASISTLIVVLGFMSLKSLPLANYPRVSPPSISVSAYYPGADALTVSESVAAVLERQINGAEGMLYIASKCFNNGTLSMTVTFDISRNDDLALVDVQNRVSEAESSLPQEVMRQGLTIRKQSPDMLMLINLYSPKGTVSDLDLANYASRFIKDELGRIKGVGDVSLMGADDYGMRIWLDPERLQHYNLTVSDVRAAVNDQNQLASAGTFGAMPSSPSVKFERTGQIKGQLTTPKEFSELVLRTNSDGSVVRLTDVTPNLTRADGSGNTVTRPGIELGAEGYDSYSRRDGKPSTSLIIYQLPSGNAVEISKTAKALMEKAKGKFLRGGLDMDYAIGLDMAEYVTVSLKELVRTLIEALVLVLIVVYLFLGSFRSSLVPMVAVPVSLIGVFAFFPLFGLNINNLTLFALVLAVGIVVDDAIVVVEAVEVRLDEGHAPREAAVLAMKDVGFTIVGITFALISVFLPMTMLGGLTGKLYQQFALTLALSVGISAFNSLTLSPALCALLLHSRKEGVEPFILVRLFNRFYDTVFKGYSNMVGIVARRGLITVALMAAVYAGLFGAMKALPTSLVPVEDQRVFFMAVQMPNGAAQTRTRELADALSLELKKALPEVESVTVLGAQNVATGVQSSSVATCVVLLTHWDERKGEGQDIVSVIQKAQALAREKFHEPMVMTFSPPTISGLGMSPGVTYEVENQGDDQSPEALVKPVAMLQEAFSRLPELAAPFTAFSMHGRFVALDVDREKAKRQGVNLSDVFYTVGTLLGGSYINDFQEFGHNYKVMMQARDDYRTSPEILRFFNLRNANGDLVPVSAFISTTDKSGPEFLTRYNLYPSIEFMAGAAPGHSTGQAMAAMDKAARDALPTGYGFEWTGQSYQEQLAAGQTSVVLALALICCFLVLAGLYESMTSPFVVMVSVGIAILGAMLGQLARGLTLDVFMQVGLVMLIGLAAKNAILIVQYAQTRQQEGLPPAEAAVLAGRQRLRPILMTSFAFILGVLPLVIATGAGANSRHSLGTGVFFGMMMSTFVGVFAIPGLYVLVQRIKGNAKGAADTAAPFDAAEKQE